One Nicotiana tomentosiformis chromosome 4, ASM39032v3, whole genome shotgun sequence genomic window carries:
- the LOC104096277 gene encoding protein LIKE COV 2-like — translation MAEDKKESTSSSPLQEDPEDPVKSPPSSPNSSTRKACYAVLQSWVSKKFMTGCVVLFPVAVTFFITWWFIQFVDGFFSPIYERLGIDIFGLGFVTSITFIFFVGIFASSWLGSTVFWIGEWFIKRMPFVKHIYSASKQISSAISPDQNTNAFKEVAIIRHPRIGEYAIGFITSSVVLQRDDGDEELCSIFVPTNHLYIGDVFLVNSNDIIRPNLSVREGIEIIVSVGMSMPQVISPIERITRQTDRIPLNRMLK, via the exons ATGGCGGAAGACAAGAAAGAGTCAACGTCGAGTTCGCCGCTCCAAGAAGATCCCGAAGATCCCGTCAAATCCCCTCCTTCTTCCCCCAATTCCTCCACTCGCAAG GCTTGCTATGCTGTTCTTCAAAGTTGGGTGTCAAAGAAGTTCATGACTGGATG CGTGGTCCTCTTCCCCGTGGCTGTTACATTTTTCATCACTTGGTGGTTTATTCAATTTGTTGATGGTTTCTTCAGCCCCATATATGAAAGACTTGGTATTGACATATTTG GCCTTGGATTTGTGACATCGATAACCTTCATATTCTTTGTCGGTATTTTTGCTTCATCATGGCTGGGTTCAACAGTTTTTTGGATAGGGGAATGGTTTATAAAGAGAATGCCCTTTGTTAAGCATATATACTCTGCATCCAAGCAAATTAGTTCTGCTATTTCACCAG ACCAGAATACTAATGCATTCAAGGAAGTTGCTATAATTCGTCATCCCCGAATTGGTGAATATGCGATTGGTTTCATAACATCTTCAGTTGTTCTCCAG AGAGATGATGGGGATGAAGAGTTGTGCAGCATTTTTGTCCCTACAAATCATTTGTATATAGGAGATGTATTTCTGGTTAATTCAAATGATATCATCAGGCCAAATTTGTCTGTGCGAGAAGGCATAG AGATCATTGTTTCTGTGGGAATGTCAATGCCGCAGGTGATTTCTCCTATAGAAAGGATCACACGACAGACCGACCGGATCCCTCTAAACAGAATGTTAAAGTAA